In the Sarcophilus harrisii chromosome 3, mSarHar1.11, whole genome shotgun sequence genome, one interval contains:
- the DYRK1B gene encoding LOW QUALITY PROTEIN: dual specificity tyrosine-phosphorylation-regulated kinase 1B (The sequence of the model RefSeq protein was modified relative to this genomic sequence to represent the inferred CDS: inserted 1 base in 1 codon; substituted 1 base at 1 genomic stop codon), which translates to MLTARLPDWGPRRPPARGSRQPPSVGPGGAGGSSCGAGCEKSPPSRAPAPGLASLRPSEPDMAAPPSHGPFSGFPAPQEHTQVVPDVRLLQRRLPLAFRDATSAPLRKLSVDLIKTYKHINEVYYAKKKRRAQQGPPEDASTKKERKVLNHGYDDDNHDYIVRSGERWLERYEIDSLIGKGSFGQVVKAYDHQAQELVAIKIIKNKKAFLNQAQIELRLLELMNQHDTEMKYYIVHLKRHFMFRNHLCLVXILSLNLPTCSNRTSGVLNPRLAQQLCTPPAPGPPASIIPDLKPENILVCGPGRGSGLGAAEGRESXPRLLCLQIYQYIQSRFYRSPEVLLGTPYDLAIDMWSLGCILVEMHTGEPLFSGSNEVDQMNRIVEVLGLPPAPMLEQAPKARKYFDRLPGGGWTLRRSKDLRKEYQGPGTRRLQEVLGVQTGGPGGRRAGEPGHSTADYLRFQDLVLRMLEYEPAARISPLGALQHGFFRRTADEATNTGPSGSSTSTSPSPAPDASHSSSAASSVSSSGGSSGSSNDNRSYRYSNRYCGGPGPPVTDCEMHSPQVPPSQPLRPWAGGDVAHKPPPGPAPASSSSSFHGAGGRPSAQAGSSSSSSPPPPELMDVSLGGGPLLPPPAPQDCAPLRPAPPLQHPATSAFRTRTTGGGGPRGGGRPPIPPPEDPALGPRLGLCGVPQSTAASS; encoded by the exons ATGCTGACTGCCCGACTGCCAGACTGGGGACCCCGCCGGCCACCTGCCCGTGGCTCCCGACAGCCCCCCAGCGTGG gTCCCGGCGGTGCTGGTGGCAGCAGCTGTGGTGCAGGATGCGAGAAGTCGCCCCCCAGCCGGGCTCCTGCTCCGGGCCTTGCTTCCCTTCGGCCCTCTGAGCCGGACATGGCCGCCCCTCCCAGCCATGGTCCTTTCTCCGGCTTTCCAGCCCCCCAGGAGCATACACAG GTGGTGCCAGATGTCCGGCTGCTCCAGCGACGGCTCCCGCTGGCCTTTCGGGATGCCACCTCCGCCCCGCTCCGGAAACTCTCTGTGGACCTTATCAAGACCTACAAGCACATTAATGAG GTGTACTACGCCAAGAAGAAGCGTCGGGCCCAGCAGGGGCCGCCCGAGGACGCGAgcacaaagaaagagaggaaggttCTGAACCACGGCTACGACGACGACAACCATGACTACATTGTGCGAAGCGGGGAGCGGTGGCTGGAGCGCTATGAGATCGACTCGCTCATTGGGAAGGGCTCCTTTGGGCAG GTGGTGAAGGCCTATGACCACCAGGCCCAGGAGCTGGTGGCCATCAAGATCATCAAGAACAAGAAGGCGTTTCTGAACCAGGCGCAGATTGAGCTGCGGCTGCTGGAGCTGATGAACCAGCACGACACGGAGATGAAGTATTACATCG tgCATTTGAAACGACACTTCATGTTCCGAAACCACCTGTGCCTGG TTATCCTGTCCCTCAATCTGCCGACCTGCTCCAACCGCACTTCCGGCGTCTTGAACCCCCGGCTGGCCCAGCAGCTCTGCACACCCCCTGCTCCTGGCCCCCCGGCCAGCATCATCCCTGACCTCAAGCCCGAGAACATCCT GGTTTGTGGCCCGGGGAGGGGCTCCGGGCTGGGGGCGGCGGAGGGCAGGGAGTCCTGACCGCGCCTGCTTTGTCTCCAGATCTACCAGTACATCCAGAGCCGCTTCTACCGCTCCCCTGAGGTGCTCCTGGGGACCCCGTACGATCTGGCCATCGACATGTGGTCTTTAGGCTGTATTCTTGTGGAGATGCACACGGGAGAGCCCCTCTTCAGCGGCTCCAATGAG GTGGACCAGATGAACAGGATTGTGGAAGTGCTGGGACTGCCCCCAGCCCCCATGCTGGAACAGGCACCCAAAGCTAGGAAGTACTTCGACCGGTTGCCTGGAGGGGGCTGGACCCTGCGGAGGAGCAAAGACCTCAGGAAG GAGTACCAGGGCCCCGGCACGCGGCGGCTGCAGGAGGTGCTGGGTGTGCAGACAGGCGGCCCCGGGGGCCGACGGGCAGGCGAGCCCGGCCATAGCACAGCCGACTACCTCCGCTTCCAGGACCTGGTGCTGCGCATGCTGGAGTACGAGCCGGCCGCCCGCATCAGCCCCCTGGGGGCCCTGCAGCACGGTTTCTTCCGCCGGACGGCCGACGAGGCGACCAACACGGGCCCCTCGGGGAGCAGCACCTCCACCTCGCCTTCTCCGGCCCCCGACGCCTCCCACTCCTCTAGCGCAGCCAGCTCTGTCTCCAGCTCTG GTGGCTCGAGCGGATCGTCCAATGACAACCGAAGCTACCGATACAGCAACCGGTACTGTGGGGGCCCGGGGCCCCCGGTGACGGACTGCGAGATGCACAGCCCCCAG GTCCCACCTTCCCAGCCGCTGCGCCCTTGGGCAGGGGGAGATGTGGCCCACAAGCCTCCCCCGGGCCCCGCCCcagcctcttcttcctcctctttccacGGGGCCGGTGGCCGGCCTTCGGCCCAGGCTGGctcttcttcatcctcttcaCCGCCTCCCCCCGAGCTGATGGACGTGAGCCTTGGAGGCGGCCCCCTGCTGCCCCCACCTGCTCCACAGGACTGTGCCCCACTCCGCCCTGCTCCCCCTCTCCAGCACCCGGCCACTTCGGCCTTCCGGACTCGGACCACAGGGGGGGGCGGCCCCAGGGGCGGGGGCCGGCCGCCGATCCCCCCACCTGAGGACCCGGCCCTAGGCCCCCGCCTGGGTCTCTGTGGTGTCCCCCAGAGTACGGCCGCCAGCTCGTGA
- the FBL gene encoding rRNA 2'-O-methyltransferase fibrillarin isoform X2 produces the protein MKPGFSPRGGGRGGFRGRGRGGDRGGFGGRGGFGGRGRGGFGDRGGRGGGRGGFHSPGGRGRGTPRGRGRGGRGGFQGGKKVTVEPHRHEGVFICRGKEDALVTKNMVPGESVYGEKRITVEDGEVKMEYRAWNPFRSKLAAAILGGVDQIHIRPGAKVLYLGAASGTTVSHVSDIVGPEGLVYAVEFSHRSGRDLINVAKKRTNIIPVIEDARHPHKYRMLIGMVDVIFADVAQPDQSRIVALNAHNFLRNGGHFVISIKANCIDSTASPEAVFASEVKKMQQENMKPQEQLTLEPYERDHAVVVGVYRPPPKQKEVAAK, from the exons ATGAAGCCAG GATTCAGCCCCCGAGGCGGGGGCCGGGGTGGGTTCAGAGGGCGAGGGAGAGGCGGTGACAGAGGAGGCTTCGGGGGCCGAGGTGGCTTCGGAGGCCGTGGCCGTGGCGGCTTCGGAGATCGCGGAGGCCGAGGAGGGGGCCGAG GCGGCTTCCATTCCCCCGGAGGTCGGGGCAGAGGCACCCCCCGGGGCCGAGGCCGGGGTGGTAGAGGTGGCTTCCAAGGAGGGAAGAAAGTGACGGTGGAACCTCATCGACATGAGG GAGTGTTTATTTGTCGAGGAAAGGAAGATGCCCTGGTCACGAAGAACATGGTGCCCGGGGAGTCTGTGTACGGCGAGAAGAGAATCACCGTGGAG GACGGTGAGGTGAAGATGGAGTACCGGGCTTGGAATCCTTTCCGCTCCAAGCTGGCCGCTGCCATCCTGGGCGGCGTGGATCAGATCCACATCCGACCTGGGGCCAAAGTGCTCTACTTGGGAGCAGCCTCGGGCACCACCGTCTCACACGTCTCTGACATCGTGGGCCCT GAAGGTCTGGTTTATGCCGTGGAGTTTTCTCATCGATCAGGCCGAGACCTCATCAACGTGGCCAAGAAGAGGACGAACATCATTCCCGTCATCGAGGATGCACGACACCCCCACAAGTACCGGATGCTCATTG GGATGGTGGATGTGATTTTTGCCGATGTGGCCCAGCCAGACCAGTCCCGAATTGTGGCTCTCAATGCCCATAACTTCCTGCGCAATGGTGGACACTTTGTGATCTCCATTAAG GCCAACTGCATAGACTCCACAGCCTCTCCTGAAGCTGTGTTCGCCTCAGAAGTCAAGAAAATGCAGCAAGAAAACATGAAGCCCCAGGAACAGCTCACTTTGGAGCCCTATGAGCGGGATCACGCAGTGGTGGTGGGCGTGTACAG GCCTCCCCCCAAGCAGAAAGAAGTAGCTGCCAAGTAG
- the FBL gene encoding rRNA 2'-O-methyltransferase fibrillarin isoform X1, which translates to MGAFVGGFSPRGGGRGGFRGRGRGGDRGGFGGRGGFGGRGRGGFGDRGGRGGGRGGFHSPGGRGRGTPRGRGRGGRGGFQGGKKVTVEPHRHEGVFICRGKEDALVTKNMVPGESVYGEKRITVEDGEVKMEYRAWNPFRSKLAAAILGGVDQIHIRPGAKVLYLGAASGTTVSHVSDIVGPEGLVYAVEFSHRSGRDLINVAKKRTNIIPVIEDARHPHKYRMLIGMVDVIFADVAQPDQSRIVALNAHNFLRNGGHFVISIKANCIDSTASPEAVFASEVKKMQQENMKPQEQLTLEPYERDHAVVVGVYRPPPKQKEVAAK; encoded by the exons ATGGGAGCCTTCGTAGGGG GATTCAGCCCCCGAGGCGGGGGCCGGGGTGGGTTCAGAGGGCGAGGGAGAGGCGGTGACAGAGGAGGCTTCGGGGGCCGAGGTGGCTTCGGAGGCCGTGGCCGTGGCGGCTTCGGAGATCGCGGAGGCCGAGGAGGGGGCCGAG GCGGCTTCCATTCCCCCGGAGGTCGGGGCAGAGGCACCCCCCGGGGCCGAGGCCGGGGTGGTAGAGGTGGCTTCCAAGGAGGGAAGAAAGTGACGGTGGAACCTCATCGACATGAGG GAGTGTTTATTTGTCGAGGAAAGGAAGATGCCCTGGTCACGAAGAACATGGTGCCCGGGGAGTCTGTGTACGGCGAGAAGAGAATCACCGTGGAG GACGGTGAGGTGAAGATGGAGTACCGGGCTTGGAATCCTTTCCGCTCCAAGCTGGCCGCTGCCATCCTGGGCGGCGTGGATCAGATCCACATCCGACCTGGGGCCAAAGTGCTCTACTTGGGAGCAGCCTCGGGCACCACCGTCTCACACGTCTCTGACATCGTGGGCCCT GAAGGTCTGGTTTATGCCGTGGAGTTTTCTCATCGATCAGGCCGAGACCTCATCAACGTGGCCAAGAAGAGGACGAACATCATTCCCGTCATCGAGGATGCACGACACCCCCACAAGTACCGGATGCTCATTG GGATGGTGGATGTGATTTTTGCCGATGTGGCCCAGCCAGACCAGTCCCGAATTGTGGCTCTCAATGCCCATAACTTCCTGCGCAATGGTGGACACTTTGTGATCTCCATTAAG GCCAACTGCATAGACTCCACAGCCTCTCCTGAAGCTGTGTTCGCCTCAGAAGTCAAGAAAATGCAGCAAGAAAACATGAAGCCCCAGGAACAGCTCACTTTGGAGCCCTATGAGCGGGATCACGCAGTGGTGGTGGGCGTGTACAG GCCTCCCCCCAAGCAGAAAGAAGTAGCTGCCAAGTAG
- the FBL gene encoding rRNA 2'-O-methyltransferase fibrillarin isoform X3 — MGAFVGGFSPRGGGRGGFRGRGRGGDRGGFGGRGGFHSPGGRGRGTPRGRGRGGRGGFQGGKKVTVEPHRHEGVFICRGKEDALVTKNMVPGESVYGEKRITVEDGEVKMEYRAWNPFRSKLAAAILGGVDQIHIRPGAKVLYLGAASGTTVSHVSDIVGPEGLVYAVEFSHRSGRDLINVAKKRTNIIPVIEDARHPHKYRMLIGMVDVIFADVAQPDQSRIVALNAHNFLRNGGHFVISIKANCIDSTASPEAVFASEVKKMQQENMKPQEQLTLEPYERDHAVVVGVYRPPPKQKEVAAK; from the exons ATGGGAGCCTTCGTAGGGG GATTCAGCCCCCGAGGCGGGGGCCGGGGTGGGTTCAGAGGGCGAGGGAGAGGCGGTGACAGAGGAGGCTTCGGGGGCCGAG GCGGCTTCCATTCCCCCGGAGGTCGGGGCAGAGGCACCCCCCGGGGCCGAGGCCGGGGTGGTAGAGGTGGCTTCCAAGGAGGGAAGAAAGTGACGGTGGAACCTCATCGACATGAGG GAGTGTTTATTTGTCGAGGAAAGGAAGATGCCCTGGTCACGAAGAACATGGTGCCCGGGGAGTCTGTGTACGGCGAGAAGAGAATCACCGTGGAG GACGGTGAGGTGAAGATGGAGTACCGGGCTTGGAATCCTTTCCGCTCCAAGCTGGCCGCTGCCATCCTGGGCGGCGTGGATCAGATCCACATCCGACCTGGGGCCAAAGTGCTCTACTTGGGAGCAGCCTCGGGCACCACCGTCTCACACGTCTCTGACATCGTGGGCCCT GAAGGTCTGGTTTATGCCGTGGAGTTTTCTCATCGATCAGGCCGAGACCTCATCAACGTGGCCAAGAAGAGGACGAACATCATTCCCGTCATCGAGGATGCACGACACCCCCACAAGTACCGGATGCTCATTG GGATGGTGGATGTGATTTTTGCCGATGTGGCCCAGCCAGACCAGTCCCGAATTGTGGCTCTCAATGCCCATAACTTCCTGCGCAATGGTGGACACTTTGTGATCTCCATTAAG GCCAACTGCATAGACTCCACAGCCTCTCCTGAAGCTGTGTTCGCCTCAGAAGTCAAGAAAATGCAGCAAGAAAACATGAAGCCCCAGGAACAGCTCACTTTGGAGCCCTATGAGCGGGATCACGCAGTGGTGGTGGGCGTGTACAG GCCTCCCCCCAAGCAGAAAGAAGTAGCTGCCAAGTAG